A section of the Primulina eburnea isolate SZY01 chromosome 1, ASM2296580v1, whole genome shotgun sequence genome encodes:
- the LOC140835796 gene encoding LOW QUALITY PROTEIN: auxilin-related protein 1-like (The sequence of the model RefSeq protein was modified relative to this genomic sequence to represent the inferred CDS: deleted 1 base in 1 codon), whose protein sequence is MDDLDMLARDFGFGPRGKSNPMRSDPVDRSRPAAQSSFDEPLFNDVFGAPSKYSSSLKSNANSNKQSAMNDFDYDTIFKSSEQKSNDNNSKKSSLPVYDKPVYDDDIFDGLPGLKSKPATTTAMFDTDSLGTDKSKNHHTNFDDLLGNLTRNEKVEQTNKSSSAKKTSASQNFDDLLDRFRSSSSATGDRPIPESTWGSVPAAGSKQRPGVADDPFVILESTSAKGSSSSRLFTDPLKETNKSEKSRSASAEVSSGSGKAFDDLDPLNNFGNSLHTYSTEREIGGKDVSPSRPTKSQSGTTRELKGNSSFGNSERNMEKKVPLDHFQEPPLFDVPNASVDFQKSSGQTTSSHIYHETGTEVDMAYSSSGQGQQYDEIWLTVSEIPLFTQPTNAPPPSRPPPPIPRQGTKLETRYFSSSSNKKNGDFFSPPSYTQSSQSPKLTPSAAQGKTVSQFDELEDFAKGFSRYSFDESTNLHSNEEANTFSTAAASAAAMKDAMDKAEAKFRYAKEVREREYAKVAKSKESVQIEREEQDCEDGELRETQERVDHEKKQKEEEEREKRRLEREREIEREKARQAVERATREARERAAAEARERAAAEARLKSERAAVQRAQAEARERAAAEAKERAEKAAAGARERASAAEAKERAERVAAEVRERSAAAEARERSAAAEAREKEAANKAAAAKVESEARRRAERAAFERAAAEARERAAADARERAAAAKANQRKNDNDLDSIFGTGRASSVPRAHENPTDSMFNQQFPNKGASEVTKKMSSGVSSNSKRASSTTNIIDDLSSIFGAAPSSGEFQEVEGETAERQRARSEREQRTQERTAKALAEKNKRDIQAQRDQEERHRISETLDSEIKRWAAGKEGNLRALLSTLQYVLWPECGWQPVSLTDLIMGASVKKVYRKATLCIHPDKVQQKGATLQQKYIAEKVFDLLKEAWNKFNSEELF, encoded by the exons aTGGATGACCTGGATATGCTGGCACGAGATTTCGGGTTTGGGCCTCGAGGAAAATCGAACCCTATGAGGTCCGACCCGGTCGATCGTTCCCGTCCTGCCGCCCAATCATCCTTTGACGAACCATTGTTCAACGACGTCTTTGGGGCCCCCTCCAAGTACTCCTCCAGCTTAAAGTCCAATGCTAACAGCAACAAGCAATCGGCTATGAATGATTTCGATTATGATACAATTTTCAAATCGTCGGAGCAAAAGAGCAACGATAACAATAGTAAGAAATCGTCGCTACCTGTGTATGATAAGCCGGTATACGATGATGACATATTTGATGGGTTGCCAGGGTTGAAAAGCAAACCTGCAACTACAACGGCGATGTTTGATACCGACTCTTTGGGTACAGATAAGAGTAAAAACCATCATACGAATTTTGATGATCTATTGGGGAACTTGACGAGAAATGAAAAGGTTGAGCAGACCAACAAAAGCAGTAGTGCTAAGAAAACCTCAGCTTCACAAAATTTTGACGATTTGTTAGACAGGTTTCGAAGCAGCAGTTCTGCTACTGGAGACAG ACCAATACCAGAGTCAACTTGGGGCTCTGTACCTGCTGCTGGTTCAAAGCAAAGGCCTGGTGTGGCGGATGATCCATTTGTCATTTTGGAATCAACTTCAGCCAAAGGTTCTTCATCGTCCAGATTATTTACAGATCCACTGAAGGAAACCAATAAGTCTGAAAAATCTAGGAGTGCAAGTGCTGAAGTCTCATCTGGTAGTGGTAAAGCATTTGATGACTTAGATCCACTAAATAATTTTGGAAACTCTTTGCACACATATTCCACCGAAAGGGAAATTGGAGGGAAGGATGTTAGTCCGTCGAGAccaacaaaatcacaatctggTACAACCAGAGAA CTGAAGGGAAACTCCTCTTTTGGGAATTCAGAGAGAAATATGGAAAAGAAAGTTCCTCTTGACCACTTCCAGGAACCTCCTTTGTTTGATGTGCCAAATGCTTCAGTTGATTTCCAGAAATCTTCTGGTCAAACTACTTCATCTCATATATATCATGAAACAGGCACAGAGGTTGATATGGCTTATTCATCATCAGGGCAGGGACAACAATATGATGAAATATGGTTAACTGTATCAGAAATCCCCCTTTTCACGCAACCAACAAATGCTCCGCCTCCATCACGACCTCCTCCTCCTATTCCTCGGCAAGGTACAAAATTGGAAACACGTTACTTTTCTTCAAGTTCAAACAAGAAGAATGGTGATTTCTTTTCACCTCCAAGTTACACTCAGTCTTCTCAAAGTCCCAAGCTCACTCCATCTGCTGCCCAGGGTAAAACAGTTTCACAATTTGATGAACTTGAGGATTTTGCGAAGGGTTTTTCCAGATACAGCTTTGACGAAAGCACCAATCTTCATTCCAATGAAGAAGCAAATACCTTCTCTACAGCAGCTGCATCTGCAGCTGCTATGAAGGATGCTATGGATAAAGCTGAAGCTAAATTTCGATACGCTAAGGAAGTACGTGAAAGAGAATACGCGAAGGTTGCAAAAAGTAAGGAATCAGTGCAGATTGAAAGAGAGGAACAAGATTGTGAGGATGGAGAACTCAGGGAAACCCAGGAGAGGGTGGACCATGAAAAGAAACAAAAGGAAGAGGAAGAGCGAGAAAAGAGGAGACTTGAGAGGGAGAGGGAGATTGAAAGGGAGAAGGCTAGACAAGCCGTGGAAAGGGCTACTAGGGAAGCACGTGAACGAGCAGCAGCTGAGGCACGTGAAAGAGCAGCAGCTGAGGCACGGCTAAAAAGTGAAAGAGCAGCAGTTCAGAGAGCACAAGCTGAGGCCCGGGAAAGAGCTGCTGCAGAAGCTAAAGAGAGAGCAGAAAAGGCTGCTGCAGGAGCCCGGGAAAGGGCATCTGCTGCAGAAGCTAAAGAAAGAGCAGAAAGGGTTGCTGCTGAAGTCAGGGAGAGATCAGCTGCTGCTGAAGCTAGGGAGAGATCAGCTGCTGCTGAAGCTAGGGAAAAAGAAGCAGCAAATAAAGCTGCTGCAGCAAAGGTTGAATCCGAAGCTAGGCGTCGAGCTGAAAGGGCTGCTTTTGAAAGGGCTGCAGCTGAGGCTCGGGAGAGAGCTGCTGCAGACGCCCGAGAAAGGGCTGCAGCTGCAAAAGCAAATCAGCGGAAGAATGATAATGATCTTGATTCCATTTTTGGCACTGGTCGAGCAAGCAGTGTACCAAGGGCACACGAAAATCCAACT GATTCTATGTTCAATCAGCAATTTCCGAACAAGGGAGCATCTGAAGTTACAAAGAAGATGTCCAGTGGTGTGTCATCCAATAGTAAGAGAGCTTCATCCACTACTAATATCATCGATGATCTATCTTCTATTTTTGGAG CTGCCCCATCATCTGGAGAATTCCAAGAGGTCGAAGGGGAAACTGCAGAAAGACAAAGAGCTAGATCGGAGCGCGAACAACGCACTCAGGAGCGAACG GCTAAAGCACTTGCTGAGAAGAATAAGAGGGACATTCAAGCTCAAAGGGATCAGGAAGAAAGACAT AGGATTTCTGAAACACTAGATAGTGAAATCAAGCGTTGGGCTGCTGGCAAAGAAGGAAATTTACGTGCTCTTCTGTCAACTTTGCAATAT GTGCTCTGGCCTGAATGTGGCTGGCAGCCTGTTTCATTGACGGATTTGATCATGGGTGCCTCTGTCAAAAAAGTATATAGGAAAGCTACTCTTTGCATTCATCCTGACAAGGTGCAGCAAAAGGGCGCTACTCTCCAACAGAAGTACATTGCCGAAAAGGTTTTTGACCTGCTCAAG GAGGCCTGGAATAAGTTCAACTCAGAGGAGCTCTTCTAA
- the LOC140835805 gene encoding mitochondrial import receptor subunit TOM40-1-like produces MATLIPPPTAAAPPTPSNPTSMEQKKVDYLDLPCPIPYEEIHREAFMSLKPELFEGMRFDFTKGLNQKFSLSHSVMMGPTEIPSQSSETIKIPTAHYEFGANFIDPKLMLFGRMMTDGRLNARLKCDLSENLTLKGNAQLTNEPHMSHGMFNFDYKGSDYRTQFQVGNGALFGASYIQSVTPHLSLGGEVFWAGQHRKSGIGYAARYNTDKMVATGQVASTGMVALGYVQKVSEKVSLASDFMYNYMSRDATASFGYDYVLRQCRLRGKIDSNGVVAALLEERFSMGLNFLLSAEIDHRKKDYKFGFGLTVGE; encoded by the exons ATGGCGACTCTAATTCCTCCGCCGACTGCCGCAGCTCCCCCGACACCGTCGAATCCAACCTCCATGGAGCAGAAGAAAGTGGATTACTTAGATTTGCCTTGCCCCATTCCATATGAGGAAATCCATCGCGAAGCTTTTA TGTCCTTGAAGCCAGAGCTTTTTGAGGGAATGCGttttgattttactaaaggaCTAAACCAGAAATTTTCTCTCAGTCATAG TGTGATGATGGGACCTACAGAAATTCCATCTCAGTCATCGGAAACTATTAAAATCCCCACCGCTCATTATGAATTTGGTGCCAACTTTATAGACCCAAAG TTGATGCTCTTTGGGAGGATGATGACTGATGGTAGACTAAATGCAAGATTGAAGTGTGATTTGTCTGAGAACCTTACACTTAAGGGAAATGCTCAA CTTACGAATGAGCCGCATATGTCGCACGGCATGTTCAATTTTGATTATAAG GGATCTGACTATAGGACTCAATTTCAAGTAGGAAACGGTGCCTTATTTGGTGCAAGCTACATCCAG AGTGTGACTCCTCATTTATCATTGGGTGGCGAAGTATTCTGGGCTGGTCAGCATCGAAAATCTGGCATTGGCTATGCTGCACGTTACAACACCGACAAGATG GTTGCAACCGGACAAGTTGCTAGCACTGGAATGGTTGCTCTAGGCTATGTGCAAAAAGTATCTGAGAAG GTTTCTCTTGCATCGGATTTCATGTACAACTATATGTCCAGGGATGCCACGGCTAGCTTCGGTTATGATTATGTCCTTCGGCAG TGTCGTTTAAGAGGGAAGATAGATTCCAACGGTGTTGTGGCTGCTTTGCTGGAAGAGCGGTTTAGTATGGGTCTTAATTTTCTTCTTTCGGCTGAG ATAGATCACCGTAAGAAAGATTACAAGTTCGGATTCGGATTAACTGTTGGAGAATAG
- the LOC140809114 gene encoding protein FAR1-RELATED SEQUENCE 5-like: protein MDQYSGDEQSYIPQVGDDQKPQIGMRFDSLEDAFSFYNQYARESGFSARMSNSKKSKKSNEIVWKKFVCFKEGHTDDIRWSKQTKKDQPRKERARGETRTGCLSKISVVKEQTGPGWVVSTFVESHNHSLSTPSKVHLLRSHRGISASKKMLSQQFAETNVPTCQQMRLFEIESGGPEHVGFIERDIRNYEQSVRDEHKGIDAETLVDFFESEKEKNSLFFFDYETDSDNRFTRCFWTDHVSRRAYTAFGDVVVFDTTYNTNKYGMIFAPFVGVNHHHQTILFGCGLLSDEKTDSFVCIRNAILHSSTDEEFESSWEAAMSNANLEQHDWLSLMFDLRHKWVPAYFNHVFSAGMSSSQRSESSHAFFKRYISSKNSLMDFIIRFNKALRHQRHNELVADHVDMNERPKLQSKWPMESQMVTVYTKKKWLEFLEEMSQSHGYYVQTESVGNEFGIYKVMNFQASSSSKPRVLTHVIQGDDILCSCMKFQFEGIPCRHMLAFFRINQVFHLPDKYILKRWTQAAKNVEFFPTDEPNVVEAPERCLMSRHLRLSYKASALVDIASLTVEGTNFLNAQFDYIGNKMKDLNMTTTVSGGSQCRRATDRAVDIVDPQKIRTKGCGKRLKSSKEKATTQGRKCRGCGRRGVQHDKRNCPNLQDGSTINNKNEEESSDDEDFGSIDGSNNWI from the exons ATGGATCAATATAGTGGAGATGAACAATCGTACATCCCCCAAGTCGGTGATGATCAGAAACCCCAGATTGGTATGAGATTTGATTCGttagaggatgcattctcattCTACAACCAATATGCCCGAGAATCCGGTTTTAGCGCGAGAATGAGTAATAGCAAGAAAAGTAAGAAATCAAACGAAATTGTATGGAAGAAATTTGTATGCTTTAAAGAAGGGCATACAGATGATATTCGATGGAGCAAACAGACAAAAAAAGATCAACCAAGAAAAGAAAGAGCCCGTGGTGAGACTAGAACCGGATGTTTGTCCAAGATTTCAGTTGTCAAGGAACAAACAGGTCCGGGTTGGGTTGTCAGTACTTTCGTTGAAAGTCATAATCATTCATTATCGACTCCGTCGAAGGTGCATTTGTTACGCTCGCATCGCGGTATTTCTGCATCAAAAAAAATGTTGAGTCAACAATTTGCAGAAACCAATGTGCCAACTTGTCAACAAATGAGATTATTTGAGATAGAGTCTGGTGGGCCTGAACATGTAGGTTTCATAGAAAGAGATATCAGAAACTACGAGCAAAGTGTTAGGGATGAGCATAAGGGTATTGATGCAGAAACATTGGTCGATTTCTTCGAATCTGAGAAAGAGAAGAATTCATTGTTCTTTTTTGATTATGAGACTGACTCGGACAACAGATTTACCAGGTGTTTTTGGACTGATCATGTGTCAAGAAGGGCATACACTGCTTTTGGTGACGTGGTTGTGTTTGATACTACATACAACACCAACAAATATGGGATGATTTTCGCACCATTTGTAGGagttaatcatcatcatcagaccaTTCTTTTTGGTTGTGGATTGTTGAGTGACGAAAAAACAGATTCTTTTGTTTG CATAAGGAATGCCATTCTACATTCCTCCACAGATGAGGAATTTGAGAGTTCCTGGGAAGCTGCTATGTCTAATGCTAACTTGGAACAACATGATTGGCTGTCGTTGATGTTTGATTTGCGACATAAATGGGTGCcagcatattttaatcatgtatTTTCTGCGGGTATGTCAAGTAGTCAGCGGTCCGAAAGTTCACATGCTTTTTTCAAGAGATATATATCTAGCAAGAACTCATTGATGGATTTTATCATTCGTTTCAATAAGGCACTCCGGCACCAAAGACACAATGAGTTAGTTGCAGATCATGTCGATATGAATGAGCGTCCCAAGCTACAGTCCAAATGGCCAATGGAATCTCAGATGGTGACGGTTTACACGAAAAAGAAATGGTTGGAGTTTCTAGAAGAAATGAGTCAGAGTCATGGTTATTACGTGCAAACAGAATCTGTGGGAAATGAGTTTGGGATTTACAAGGTAATGAATTTTCAagcttcttcttcttcgaaacCAAGAGTGCTTACACATGTCATACAAGGGGATGATATATTGTGCAGTTGTATGAAATTTCAGTTTGAGGGCATTCCATGCAGGCATATGTTAGCATTTTTTCGTATAAACCAAGTCTTTCATTTGCCTGATAAATATATACTGAAACGTTGGACGCAAGCAGCAAAGAATGTAGAATTTTTTCCTACAGATGAGCCAAATGTGGTTGAAGCTCCAGAAAGATGTTTGATGTCAAGACATTTGAGGTTATCCTATAAAGCTTCTGCATTAGTTGATATTGCATCATTGACTGTTGAGGGAACAAATTTCTTGAATGCACAGTTTGATTATATTGGCAACAAAATGAAAGATTTGAATATGACTACAACAGTAAGCGGTGGAAGTCAATGTAGAAGAGCCACAGATAGGGCTGTTGATATCGTTGATCCTCAAAAAATTAGAACAAAGGGATGTGGGAAGAGATTAAAGTCATCAAAGGAGAAGGCAACCACACAGGGAAGAAAATGTCGTGGGTGTGGACGCCGAGGTGTGCAGCATGACAAGCGTAACTGTCCAAATTTGCAAGACGG GTCaactattaataataaaaacgaAGAAGAAAGCTCAGATGACGAAGATTTTGGATCGATAGATG GTTCTAACAACTGGATTTGA
- the LOC140835810 gene encoding CBS domain-containing protein CBSX3, mitochondrial-like codes for MQGGIQAIFSHGNVLKNAVLRHVRLVPSVMRPLMLTRHESASAARMEEHGFESTTISDILKGKGKSADGSWLWCTTDDTVYDAVKSMTQHNVGALVVVQPGEQKSIAGIITERDYLRKIIVQGRSSKSTKVGDIMTEENKLITVTPDTKVLKAMQLMTDNRIRHIPVIDETGMMGMVSIGDVVRAVVSEHREELNRLNAFIQGGY; via the exons ATGCAAGGAGGAATTCAAGCTATATTTTCTCATGGGAATGTGCTCAAGAATGCTGTTCTACGTCATGTGCGTTTAGTGCCTTCTGTCATGCGGCCTCTTATGTTAACACGCCACGAATCAGCCTCGGCTGCTCGTATGGAAGAGCATGGGTTTGAAAGCACCACGATATCCGATATTctgaaaggaaaaggaaaaagcgCTGATGGGTCCTGGCTTTGGTGCACGACAGATGACACTGTGTATGATGCTGTTAAATCG ATGACACAGCACAATGTTGGAGCTTTGGTGGTTGTTCAACCAGGAGAACAGAAGTCAATTGCTGGAATCATCACAGAAAGAG ATTATCTGAGGAAAATCATCGTTCAAGGACGGTCATCCAAGTCAACAAAGGTTGGGGACATCATGACCGAAGAG AACAAACTCATTACGGTAACGCCAGACACCAAAGTGCTGAAAGCAATGCAACTCATGACAG ATAACCGTATCAGGCACATTCCGGTGATCGATGAAACGGGAATGATGGGCATGGTGTCCATAGGAGATGTGGTCCGTGCTGTAGTGAGCGAGCATCGGGAAGAACTGAATCGCTTGAATGCGTTTATACAGGGAGGATACTAG